The following nucleotide sequence is from Thermogemmatispora onikobensis.
AGGCCCGCCAGGCGCTCTGCCAGCTCTTAGCTGATTATGGCTTCGGCGCTCAGGAGGCGCAGCGTCTGGCTGCTTCCTGGCTGCGCACGGGTGATTTCCTGGTCGAGGCTCCGAGTCTGCCGGCTGCCGATCTGGTGGTGGGCAATCCGCCCTACGTGCGCCCCGAAGCGCTGCCCCGTGAGCGCCTCAGCCTCTATCGCTCGCTCTATCGGACGATGCGCGGGCGGGCTGATCTCTATGTGGCCTTTCTGGAGGCAGCTCTCTGGCGCCTGAAGCCGGGGGCGCTCTGTGCCTTCATCTGCCCCGATCGCTGGCTCTTTAACCAGTATGGGGCCGGGCTGCGCCGCCTGGTGGCCGAGGCTTTCAGCCTGGAGCTGGTGCTTGAGATGCACCGTGCCGCTCCTTTCGCTCAGGCCGTGACGGCCTATCCGGCCATTACCTTGATCCGGCGCGCCCGTCAGGGCCATCTTGTCCTGGCGCAGTTCTCAGAGGAGGAGCCGGCAGCTTCGGAGGAGGAGGCTGCCAGCCGGCTACGCGGACTGGCCGGCGCGCTGGAGGCTGTGCGTCAGGGTCAGGGGGTGGCGAGCGCTCTCCCGGCGGGCCTGCGGGCGACACGGGTGGAGATGGCAGGCCCGCTATCGGCTGAGCTTGGGGTCGACTGGTCTGGGCCGGTCCTGGCGCCCGAGCGGCTGGCCCTCTTGCGTCGGCTGGAGGAGCGCTTTCCGACGCTAGAGTCGGAGGAGACGGGGACCACGGTCGGCATCGGCCTGGCGACGGGCCTGGACGAGGTCTTTATTACGAGCGATTCAAGGCTGGTAGAGCCGTCGCGCCTCTTGCCGCTGGCGCTCCGCGGCGATACGGCGGGCGGCGTGCTGCGCTGGTCCGGCCATTATCTGGTCAATCCCTGGCTGCCGGAGGGCCTGGTCCCTCTGGAGGACTTCCCACGCTTGCGGGCCTATTTCTCGCGCCATGCGGAGGCGCTCAGGCGCCGCTATGTGGCTCGCCGCTCTCCTCAACAGTGGTACCGCACGATTGACCGCGTGCAGTTTGGGCTGATTGGGCGCCACAAGCTCTATGTGCCGGATATCGCGCGCCGTTTGGAGCCTGTGCTTGATGAAGGTCAGACCTATCCTCATCATAATTTGTATGTGATTTGTTCTGGGTCGTGGGACCTGGAAGCTCTGGGTGGGCTGCTGCTCTCGGATGTGGCGCTCTTCTTTGTGGCCTGCTATGGGGTGCG
It contains:
- a CDS encoding Eco57I restriction-modification methylase domain-containing protein, with translation MIDAAGRERRRLPAALQLALPLVARAPQEGVGRSEPGPVTTTGAVATRAAVVELMLDLAGYREAETLTDRLALEPAAGEGAFLLALARRLLASWQRQGRPACDLVPALLAYELDEGRASQARQALCQLLADYGFGAQEAQRLAASWLRTGDFLVEAPSLPAADLVVGNPPYVRPEALPRERLSLYRSLYRTMRGRADLYVAFLEAALWRLKPGALCAFICPDRWLFNQYGAGLRRLVAEAFSLELVLEMHRAAPFAQAVTAYPAITLIRRARQGHLVLAQFSEEEPAASEEEAASRLRGLAGALEAVRQGQGVASALPAGLRATRVEMAGPLSAELGVDWSGPVLAPERLALLRRLEERFPTLESEETGTTVGIGLATGLDEVFITSDSRLVEPSRLLPLALRGDTAGGVLRWSGHYLVNPWLPEGLVPLEDFPRLRAYFSRHAEALRRRYVARRSPQQWYRTIDRVQFGLIGRHKLYVPDIARRLEPVLDEGQTYPHHNLYVICSGSWDLEALGGLLLSDVALFFVACYGVRMRGGYYRFQAQYLRRIRLPRPGEVTPRQRQGLVTAFRQRDRRLATRIALELYGIGIGSLLTSC